AAACCAACTAACTGTTCTGATTGTCTTGGGAGTCAACTGATACTACACAGGTGCAACTGGCTTCCCTGTAATAAATTTTAAACTATTTCACTATTGTGGTTTTGCACTCACTTCATAGTTCCAGATATGTAATGGGTAGCATCAACAAGGAGGGCACATAGCTGTGCCATCATAGCTGTATCCTATCCATGTTATAGTAGATAGTAACTAGATACCATCCTGTGAAAATCCCACCTTACTGTTGAAATATTGATCATAGTTATCAACTATCACTAGTGTAGGATGTGGTGATGGTTGAAGGTGGACTCCACTGCACCATGTTGTCAGTTGTTCGGCTGTATTAAAGTACCTTTCAAGTGTGATGGGTTGTAAGTGATCGCAGTCAAGTAGTTACCTTACTGAAGCTCAATATTTGTGAGAATGGAGTTGGTGATTGGAGGGGCGCGGTTAGTGAGCACTGGAAGTTCTTGTATTTGCTTTTGTGTGATGAAGCAAACACGGTTGCCATGGTGAGCCGCCATTTGCAcagcaatatcaaacagtatggagGTCTTGCCGCTATGCAATAGTATAAGTCACTTTTTTTTAATACGCTACTTCGTTACCATTGTGGAGGACCGCTGATGCACCACCTAGTCCCGCCTTCCAATAGTACGTCCATTATAAATTCCGTGTTCGTATGGAGGTGTGTACGTGCACGATAGTAATCCGACTGCAAAAATTAATGAGTTTGCAGATGTAGTGTTCTGGCAGTGACGCAGACGAGACGCAGAGATATCTATTCGTGCATTTCATCGAAAAGCGTGACTCACTGGATCCGGAGACGTGTAATTTTCTGCACATACTGTAGCAGTGTACACGAGTGTGCAGCTGGATCAAGTAGTACGTGGCTCAACTGAATAGATTCCACTTGGACTGAGCGATCAAATTTTGACTGGTATACGATAGAGATACAGCTTATCTTTTAGGACTTGCTGGACTGAGAGAATGAAGTTACTGTTATCACTGCTGTTAGCCACCCTAGTTGCAGTCAGTGTGCAACAATGTTCCATTGAAGATTTCAATGCATTGGAGTTTGTACAGACCACTGAAACGACTGATTTTAAccaaaattttaccatcaaCAGTACTTTTTACAACTGCTTGCAAACATCATCAACTATTGGCCTATATGAAACAATGTCTGTGTCTATATTGTTTATAAGGTCCGACAATTTGAACATACTTCGAGAAGTTCGTTACAACTTGGCGTGTAATGTTGACACTTGGGTACGTAATAGGGTGGAAATACGAGCTGCTCTGCAGAACAACAACACAAGGCTCAACTGTTCCAGTTGCTCAGATCAAAATGTGAATGAATATCACTGCACACGTTAGTCAATGTTTCATAATGTCTGCATGTCTCTGCCATTACTTGTAGGGGTTGTATGGTTAGACATTGTAAGCTCCTGGTGGTCCTTGATTAACATGGTTCATGTTTTTTTGTATTACCATATTAAGTTGTGAAGATTGTGTAGGATGTGAACTAGCTAAAAGTAATTGTACCAATGTGCATTTTTAACATTGTCATGTGCTTTTATCATTGTAGCTTGTGACAGTTCATGTGCTGGACTCAACCAGTGTTATGGTTCATCAGCTAGTGAGTGTTGTAGTTATAATGATGGTGGTATGTGTACTGATGATTGTGGGATGAATAGGGAGGGAAACTCAACCTTCCACTGTGTCTGTAGTAACTTCTGGACTGGAACCGATTGTACTGGTAGGTGGCGATGGACTAATGTAATTTTGCTTACATCATGTTGATATTTTAATGTGTAGTTGTGGCTTTCTGAAGAGACCATAGGTTTTCTTTTCATATAAAGTTTGTGGTAGTGTAGTCAATTATATTTCAAAGTTTGGTAGATGAAAACTCTTATGTCTATGGAATAGTAAAGGTGTTTTATATAGCAATTCCAATAATGAATTCATTTGTAACCTTATCTATTTACTTTAGATTGCTCACTCAATAACATGATATATAATTTCCTTTGTGCATAATGAGACAAATTCACGTTGCTTGTATTCACACACTAATAATCACATGTTGATGGCCAAATGAACAAGTTGTCTTGTAATGGTGGCATGTGTATAGTAGTGGTATGTAATGATAGTGTATGGGAAATAATTTATTGAGAATCTCAAAGTGTCTAAGTACATTATCATGCAACCCTACTTTGTGAATTTTTCAAAccagtgtatttaattattacaGTGTTATGTAAAGCCTTATTGATGCCACTGACGCTACTGgacattttgtccatgaaaaatCAATGAAGAAATTGTCCAACCATGAAATGAttaagttttcattgggtgacCTCAATGAAATTTAATTTTCATAAAAGCAAAACCCCTCCAATGAATGGGTGCTAATGAAAATTCTGTGAATAGCAAATTCATGGGtaatttttcattggatttCAATAGTTTATCTTATTGAAAATATATACTtattttggggggggggggggggagtcacccaatgaaaacttaaCCTTTTACAGGTtagattttaaaaaatttcaaTGGTGTTTCCAGTTAACTATAGTGTGATGAAATATAATTGGTGAATATTATCGTCACTAGTTGAATATGTGATcttctcagcaaaaacccgacttgtttgcacaacttccgatttttttttctcagcattatctacagtaTCCTAGGAAAGTTTTTGCcttttgtggtgagtagttttgtaGAAAGAGcaaaaaaatcgatttgtacagcaactatactgaataAAAACTATAGgagcttacatttgcagccataacttccattagCATTAGTCTATAATGTTGAAATAGACCTGTCCACCATAAGAGCAAACATATAGTGAAGCCATTTATTGAGCAATTAGGAAGAAACTGCTGCACTTGGAGTACATCATTACGGCAGTTTACGGGATTCTCAATAGAAATTTACGACATTTAGATCAATAATTACTCACAAATGCTACTGTATGTTCCAATAACACAAAACCCACAGGAACGTTTTCTCTTTGTATTGGTGGTAATTGCTTGAAGATTTGACTAAGTAGGTGCAAGTTACGGATTAATAAAAACAGTACACTTTAGAATCACGTGGACGGTAACAAGTCGAAAAACGTGGTAGAtggctacataattatatactagATTTTATATATCTGTAGAGTCATCAACTCCATCTAGCAGAACTGGCGAGTCATAGCTAGTAGCCATTCAGCCTCATCAGCCAGCTATGTCTCAACCAGCTTGTTGCATTGAGCTCACTGAAGATGATATTCCAGGAGCTCACCTCAATGAACCATACAAGTGTCATAACATCCAAGCTCTAAAATTCTCGTTTCACAACCCTTGTGCGAGCCTTTGTACCCTGGCTGTGCCCCATTACTTCAGCGAAGCAAATCTAACTCCCAATTGCTTGTTAGGCCCATTACTGATATCGCTGTTTCTGAAATGTCTGTTACAGACACGAGTAAATCTCTTATGGGTAACCCAAACTCTGAAATCCATTCTTTTTGAACACGATAAAAGGAAGCCAACAGTTCCTACTTCCATGAATTTCCACAAACTATGCAGCGATCCCCAGGCATATTCACTAGAATGACTTTACCGCAGTTCCTTATTATAGGAGCAATAAATTTTTCATAACTATACGGTCAGGTTTGTTAGAAACGTAGTGATTTCACAGTGGAGTCCATCTGTGGTAAGTACTCCGGATGTGACGTTAACACAATTACACTTAATTGATTTTTTTTGGGGTCTTATGGTGGAAAGGGCTATTTGGCTTATTAAAGTGTTCACCATAGATTGgcaaatcaaccaaggtatagtgttagccctgtagtaaTTGTGCATAATATaggtatgaaggcagtttagttgaagaaatgatgatTGTCTTACTTATGTTTACTATgtcgtaaacaaatgcacgtaacatgcataccattgaggctacagaaacaaaacaaagattttaaaattctccatgagcaggcgaataagatggtgtatagttttaatcgatttgagtcttccttctctgagtaatggcccAATAAAAAAAACTGAtatttgtagcatgcataattttcagggggggggggttgTGTTGTTTTTCTCAAAATGTATGCTTGTGTGAATAAATTGGGTTTttactgagacagtcacatataacacGTGTCATTGTGCAATACTGAGATTTCGAATGGTGTCGGTACTATAACTAAATGTCTTTAGCTACATTGGGCTTTCCATTTATCCTATAAAttgctatacagtggaacctgaaCACATGTGGTATTTGGACACTTGGAAAAAtatatcccttagcatgtaaactgacctagatAATCAGGACACCCTGGACACTTTTGGTGTCCTCAATATAGTTAATATACAGGTTTCACTGCATACTATTAATCGCTGCAAAATATTGATCTTTAAAATTTAACTTTTAAATTATTAGTTGccatcccactagggacctacaAGGAAGGCTACTATAAGCCTGGAGTCAGAAACATTTCACGAAACCTGACTTAACCATATTCAAATTTTTGATACCACATAGTCCTTTATAACCACATTATGTGGTGTGGCTAGTCTCGTGTGGCACAGACCATATATTTTTTAGGCGCAGGGGCTTATCACTTTCAGTATAAGCACTCGCACCTAGAAAAATTGGTCTGGCAAATTTCTGGCACCAAAGTTGTTCTTACGGATCCCAGAAAAATTGGGATGCCTCAGCTATAATGGGTTCATGTGCTCACATTCAGGAGAGTAGAGATGGCAACGAAGGCATAATGCTTACGAAATACGAGGTAAACGTCGGCTTCTACTACGCCATTTCTACTAGTCTTACCTGTAGTATCTAAGTAGAACTACCGCGAAGCGTTGCTGAGATTGAGTACTTGCAATTAATACTTAATTAACCCTCAGGCACATAGTCTTGTGCAGCTCTGCAaatttgttgttaccactttaacTACTGCGTACTTCATTCATAGGTTAAAAACAAGGCTTCTCTTGATGAGTTTAACGAATGAAATGTGTGGATTGTTCTGCAAACGCTTTGTTCAAAAGTTATGGCAATATTTGCTGTTGGTCTTAACCTTCCTCGCTTCTTGATGAACTCTCGATGTACAAACgtgatagcaataaattcttttcaaTCATAGTAGTGTACTACATCTAGCAACATTCCACTTATTCAGACAGGGATCAACATACTCAACTAAACCAGGGACGAGATTTCAAGTGAGATTTTAAGACTTCCATAAGATCATAATTAGTCCATATTTTACCAGCGATGTACAGGCTAATCATTTTGCGGGCCCTCAGAGAAGCTTCTTAGCTTTTTAAAATTAACAACCCTTCACAAATCACGTGGTCAGTAACCCTATATGGTAAAAATAGAGTACGCTAATACCCAACCAGACATGTtgtcacacaaacacaaagttaCTATACTATTTGCTGCTGCATTGTGTTGTGCCACAGCTACTTTAAGTTGTTTATTAGGTGCAAATTGCATTTTTATACCTGGTTTGTGTACTAGCTAATCAAGGTGATAATCATGGCCCTGCTATAGAAAACAGGACAAACCACATGTTGTCACCTGGCACTACAGATCTGGAGATAGTACATCCATATGTTTATTCGATTTCCCCAAGTGATTTACACAATAGTGCGGCTTCATTAAACTTAAATGTGAATACACCATACAAACTTGTTACTGTCAGGAACAAAGTCCTTTTATTCAGTCAGGGAAAAAGGAAGCATTGATAGCAAGCATATGCTAAGCATTAAAACTGTCAGCACAACCAGAGGTTATGAAAAACACCCCCTAAGCTTGATTTTTTGGATCTGCACTCATGTGTGGCATGTGTCTTTTGGAGTTCCAAAGAATATCTGTTCTCTTAGCTGTTGTCGTCATCTTcatgcaaagaaaccatattaTGAAATGGAATCCAAgtataaaaggtagtgaaatcAGAGATAGTATTAACATTGCTATGTGCTTTGTAGTACACTAGTATAATGGATAGTTACAAGTATtttgactgaattagggattagtATAATAAGCAGctttcttgtttcacaacttttttctttgatccttaaTCAAATCCTAATTTTTGTTTGATTATGACTAGTgaaacacataccacatcaaaagaaagaatggcaccaggcatgccataaaagtAATCTTGCATCTGAATTTGTACCCCAATTAATAATCAGCTAATAAAATGTGAAGAGGCCATTATTATGCTTCTTCAGCTTTATTATACAGCATTgcacacaaagaacagtacgagaagtgtctctgcaaatCAACCCAATTGTTACAGAAAATACAGGCAGTAAGCATGCCAGATAGCCAGCCACAGGAAAGCGgtgtaaattgacacctttgcattgtcagtgaaaataactgggacacaaaggagaacaaaggtacaaaagtaagtccatgatgcatacattgtatgtactgtggtatgtcaaaaggaACTTGTCTGCCTGAAGCGACATCTATTAGAAAAATCATGCTTGTAGCCCTAGCTGCGgttgtctgaatgcatcaggcaggcagtaagtcatctaaccaatactaccaagacCCCATGATGATACTTTTGAGGGGTGCAGTTCTATTGTTACACATTTGTAAAGAAACAAGTACTATGAATTGGTTAACAGAGCCTAGAGACCAGGCATgcgttagctatagctacattccACTAAACTGTAGGCTTTCCATTTATCACGATTGCACTATAAATTGGGATATACTGATAATCGCTTGATATTTTGATACATGCATAATGAAATATTGAACCTAAGGATCTTATTGCAATATTTTATCAGtgtattgcacatcactagtttAGTGGTGGTATAACTACCACATGGAAGCATGAATTTTAAATCACATTCAACAATAAGATAAAAACTGTTTGGCAAGATGCATCAGTTCTCGGGCATGCCCATAGAAATCATAAAACTTTTGacagatattccggatttctgCATAGGTTTTCccatttcatataacaaggtaCCATAACATCTGTGTACTTTGGTTAACAGACACAAGGTTTGGTTCATCAGATTCCTCGATTTGATTGGTGTGCAAGTGTTTTGTGTAGTAATGAAGGGAAAGCTAGAAAGGAACCTTATATTGTGAAATGTACATGTTCAGAGCACCCATAAAAACAGGATGTATTTCTGTAAACTAATCTGTTTAGCAATCTGTAGTCAGAATcatgtatattagggatcatggagaatttaggttttctggccaaaaaccAGCTTACAATaccgccttggcagtattggttaggtgtaacTCAGTCCAAAAGTGCCGTCAGTACGACCCTAAaagcttccaatagattgctacaaaacgtttttcaatggaattttctactgactagctaactgcctgcctacctgatgccttcagataagtgtaacaaagagttcataatattatggggggggggggctctataatattatgaacatCAAACAGCAAAgcatcaagcctgtagccttagctgttttGAGTTACGCCAAgcattcataatattatgaatgcttcaataacagctaaggctacaggcttgatgttTTTGCTGTGTAATGTCACTTTAGCCCTACAGGTGACTTTTtgcatactacagtatgtacaatacatgcatatgcacttacttttgtcctcctttgtgtcccatttctttttgctgacagcccaaaaTATCGATTTGTGGTACTGTAGTTCAATGGCTGATTTGATTGGctttcctacatttgtaaatgggaattgtccatattttccgtggtgactagattgattgcagaggcgcttcttctactgttcttcatttgtaatgctgtgaaacaggctgaacgtaactgaaagcgaagcataatggccacttcacttttgagcgTTGGGGgcggattaaatatccactggtatatctgcaggtgtaggcaagttcccttgtttcccaactatgaaccctaattgaacttaagattcttaatttttccttgtatttgttttgtaacattgatatgactggtgaatccacacataccgcttcaaaagaaaggatggtgccaaaGGTATAATGTTTTCAATGCCTCTGAAtgcccacactaaagtggtatataactACAAGAATTAGGAgatatcatagaaaaaaaagttgggaaacaagggaggttgccacatgtgtaggtgacctcccttgtttcccaactatttttttctatgatccttaatcgagcttaaaattcctaatttttcctaataattgtttgtttacttttgtaatattattatgactggtgaacccgtgcatactgcatcaataGAAAGGAAGGCAGTTTTCGTCTAAACGCACACCCTGGCTGGCTCAAAAGTGTCTATtgcgctttgctttcagctatgttgaGCCCgttatacagtgctacaaatgaagagcagtaggagaagtgcctctgcaatcaatccaatcaccatGAATAATACGGACGATtcacatgccccagctatcaattactggcttGCAAGTAAAGTGGTCAATATGCTTCACTTTTAtctattttcagcctgttacacagtttTATGAAGGAAGAACAGTACtaaagcgcctctgcaatcaatccagtcaccatggaatatatggatgattcccgtttacaaacgtagagaagccatgcattgcgctaccatgaattgacaccttgagctATCGGAAAAAAGAAATGGtgcacaaaagaggacaaaggtaagtccatgatgcatgcattgtatgtactgtggtatgccaaaaggcacgtcttcaGACAAAGCAATGTTAAACactgaaaaatcaagcccatatccatagccattattgagttatgattgcttgaaggcatcaggcaggcaggcaggcaggcaggcagttagtcagtaaaaaattccattgaataattttttttttttaatttcataacAATCTAATGGAGGCGTTTAagatcgtactgaaggcacttttaggcttggttatgcctaaccaatcctgccaaggtgccaggatgggaTTTTGAAGCTGGatttttggtgatatttttggtcagaaaaacccaaatctccatgatccctaatatacagtactactgtactgtacagtagtaccatactgtatgatacagtagtAAAGGGTTACTTCCTTGTTATTGTGAAATATGTTAACGCTCCACACCAAACTAATGTGAATTGATTGAGCTGGCCTCATTCCGACATGACAAGGCGAGGTGGGCTGGAACAAGACTTTGATGCATTCCAGGCTGGTCAACTCAGGTTAAATATAATAATTTGCTTCTGTTGGTCATGCAGTGAATATTTTCTACATTGTAAATAAATACGGCAGCTATAACATCGTACAGCTTACTCTTCACTTAGTCCCTGCAATATTTTTATCAAGTGTCTAACCAAAAATAGGCTTGTTATACATTGTGCACTTGCTGTAACTGATTGTTATCTGGCACATGTGATCCCCAGCTGTGTGAACAAGGACTATAATGTGAATGGAGTGTAAGGAAGTTTTGTTTTGCCATTTATTTTACAGAATATATTTGTAAAACAAAATCACAATACAACAATAAATAGGTAACAAACACTGTACATTTGTCAAATATTTCAGATTCCCATTTTATTCAAGCTCTTTCTGCAGCTCTTCATTAACTTTCAGTAAGTAAGAAAAAAAATCATCCCAGTCATCCATAGCCTCTGGTAGACGTTGTTCATTGATCGCATAAATGGTCCATTTCACAGCATCCTCTATGATCTGTGTAGATTCAGAtgtgttactatagtaactGTTGTTGGACTTACATAATACTCCCACAATGTTGTATCTTTTTCAATTGGAGTCCTCCTTATGTCCTTGAGTTTTTCTTTAGTGAAAATCTCACAGTCTATCGTGTCCAAAAGGTTGTCAATTGTTCTGAAGACATTTTGGCAACCATCTTTAAAGGTTGTACCCGGTGGCTGAAGTGGGCCTAAGTACATGATTTCTGGAGCCACATCATTTAGCCTATGACCATACACACATCATCATTTTAAGCACAATTGTAAATGCAAATAATATGTGATGCAAAACAATGTCTTTCTCTCCATGCTTTTCACCAATACTCTAAATATGAGTTTACAGCCAGTGAAAGAGTTGGTGAAGCACTTTGGCTCTAATTATGCAACAAAACACGTGCCAAATTCTGTGATTCTGTTTTTAATAGTTTAATCAGGATATTGTGTGATTGGCTTTGATGCTTGTCAATGAAGCTAGGCTGCTAAAAAAGTTGCTATGACAATATGATAATACAAGGATTTATCACCACAATGTGAGAATAATGGCAAAGAAGCTTACTTGGCTAAAAACCAGCAACTACTTACAAACATTGCTACTACCTTTCCTTAAAGATTTTTGCTGCCTTCTCAATTCCCAATGTAGTTACCGGTAACCAGCTTAGTCTTAGCAATGTAGAGTTTTGTGTTGGTATATTCCCTTGAGCCATTGCAAATATTTGCACCTGTTAGTTAAAGACAGCAATGATAAtgataagtagctagctagtacaaAGGTAATTCACTAATTAGAGTGTATCGTAAAGTACCAGTTATGTTACCCTGAGATTCCAGAATGCTTGTTCACAGCTGCTTATCAATTTGTCACTTCACCTGCTAGTACTTATTCCATATCACTCCATATCACGAGACAGCTTTTGTAATCCCAAGGCAACAGTGTTGTTAACACCTGTAACTTGTTATAGACTAACcacaaatcatacagtacagctataGATTAATTTGTCTACTGGTACAAGAACTTGTTACTGCTATCCCATGTGTATCCTGTTAATCTGTTTTTGGATTCCAGTCGCTACTTTGCAGCTGCATCCGACAAGACCAGTATGGTAGATTATATCAACCAATGGTTATGTGACATGCCACTggtttataattataattattgcgcacttgcctagactgcagTAGGGTTCAAGTCACTATTTATGACTCCCGGTATTTGTAGGCTTCTTGCAGGTCCCTATAGGAAACAAAAGTATAAGAAATTTATattttgagtagggatcatagaaataaaaagcaaggaaacaagggTGGTTATCTATACCTGCAACTAtactatagtggacatttaattcctactttagtCACAAACACCTCTCGGTATAGCCATGACTCACTGAAGTCCACTGGTATtgctgcaggtatagatgagCACCCTTGTtttattgctttttatttctatgatgccTACTCAAATATATAGTTTCTTTTTTCTTATAcctatttgtttacttttttgtaacagtCACTGGTGAGCCATGTGTAGTGGataaaaagaaagaatggcaccatcAGATGTAATGTGTGCCCTGGCTGTCAATTATCGGAACTGTTGTTGTCATTTCACTTctttgttccacctgttatacagcaaaTAACAGTACAACATAAATTATGATTAAATGTGTGTCCCAACTATAGGAAGCAAACAACTATTTTGCTTCGTTTTCAGGTATGGTctacccgttacacagcgttaccaACATAAACACATGAGAagggcctctgcaatcaatctactCACTATGGAAATTATGGGACGATTCTTAAACAGCCAGCGTGCATTGAAGCCACCGCACGTTACCACAAATCAAGGAAGTGGAGTATGAAAGGAAGACAaagttaagtccatgatgcacgcactgtagctgctgtagttggtaaaaaggcacatctcgagtcaaagcgacatcgaacagtaaagaaatcaagcccgtataGCTGACttatggaggtttgggttttcttgCCCTTCAATGTCACCCTAAAAACAACATCACTTTTTTTCacttcaaaacagcttggcagtattagtcAAGCATATCCAAGCCCAAAAataccttcagagtgacccccaaacccttccaacaagttccTATAAATTATCTATTTAAATGaactttctactaactgactaaaaAATTCatttaaatagaaaatttttcatttaaatagaaaatttttataatttataggaacttgttggaagggtttggggtcactttgaaggtatttttgggcttgattatgcttgactaatactgccaagctgttttgaagtGAAAAAAAGTGATGTTTTTAGGGTGACATTGAAGGAcaagaaaacccaaacctccatggtCCCTattataagaaaaaattaaggATTTTAAGtatgattagggatcatagaaaaaaaaagtagagaaacaatgggttacaggtattaaatgtccactagcatatctgtaggtgtaggcgaCAGAATATACTTGGAATCAAAAGTGAAATCCTTCACACGTCCATAACTTGGTCATGCCCAGAGTATTTAAATTCCATCATGGTATGTCATAACATTGTAGCATTTTGAAATCTTGCTACTGTATCTTCAAATTACGCACCTTCAAAGGTCATTGTATTATATATGTTTTTCTAAATTAATCCCACTGAAAACCTGCACGGAGGCCTTTTCTTTTTGTAAAACTCTTTTAGTAACTTGCACATACTTAATTTGATTTATTTCAGAATTTGAGGTATATTGAGATAATGTTATGGCATATTTGCCAGATTGGATAAAGCACTGGTGATTAAATGCAACTTTCAAATATCGCAAGTGCATTTTTTGTCATGCCTACTGCCCAACCTGCTTTGACAACTAGCTGATGAACTCTAGTAACAACTATCAAGGTACAAACCATCTTAGGAATGGAAATGCAATTGAAGACTGAGGAGTTGTAAAGTGAAAACCACACACGtaaaaatgaaatactcta
The nucleotide sequence above comes from Dysidea avara chromosome 3, odDysAvar1.4, whole genome shotgun sequence. Encoded proteins:
- the LOC136249744 gene encoding ATPase SWSAP1-like gives rise to the protein MDVLLEGGTRWCISGPPQCGKTSILFDIAVQMAAHHGNRVCFITQKQIQELPVLTNRAPPITNSILTNIELQYFNTAEQLTTWCSGVHLQPSPHPTLVIVDNYDQYFNSKDTAMMAQLCALLVDATHYISGTMKEASCTCVVSVDSQDNQNTNKMSLLQRWFPNTLHVSSSDQQDCYKIMSSSRTLLYKPTPTSIQILPSK